The Amaranthus tricolor cultivar Red isolate AtriRed21 chromosome 2, ASM2621246v1, whole genome shotgun sequence genome contains the following window.
CAAGCATTCCGGGGATGAATCAGACCAAAGAATTATAGTTCGATGGCATTGGGATAATGTAATGTAATGTGTAAAGCTATTGCATTGGCATAAAGTTCATGGTAAGGCCTAAAGAATAGGATGTAGTCAATAATTAAAACCCTGAAAGGGAAACAAAAAACTCTAAACAGGTTTcgtgatttttgacccaattaattgaTCGGGTTAGGTTTCAGGGCAAGGGAATCAGACCCATTATATACGACCTAAACACAAATCCAACCCAACCTGATCTAATCTGCCTAATCCccccgcccaaaaaaaaaagaaaaaaaaaaacccaaaaaaaaagaagaataatACCCAATTAATGTGAAAAAAGGGAACCGCCCACCCCATATCGATAAGTTTGCCAAACTTGAACCAACATATTACCATTGTCTAGTAAATAAGTATTACCTTAGGACTCCATTGTACAGAATTCACGTCCATTTCATGTGCCTTTTCCTTCTTTGATAATAACCTGTACATCGGGCCATCTACCTGAGAAGGAAAATAACCAAACACGTCACCACCTCAGCAGCATCGAAAACACAGGCTAAAGCATAAGCAGCAATAGATCACATGAAAAACAATAGCGTACACGTGTATGCTTGAAAAAGAGACGCTTggcattaaaaatataacaccCCTCTAAACATCCCCTTGGTATCAGAATTTGATGCCAAATTAGGGAAGTCTAATTTCATGCATTAATTCCCGAGAAAAGGTACTGTCCATTTGTTTACTTACGTATGTGTCTGAAGAAACGTTGTTAGAAAGGAATCATAATAGATTGCCATGATGCCACTAAAGTGGCTCCCACAAAGAAAGGGTTTGGGCGTTCAAATTATCCTTACAATAACAAGTAGTCCCTAGGGAGTAGAGAAAGGAAAGATTAGCCTACCAATTCATCGTTCTCAACAAACAAGCGTATGGCATCATCTGCGGCACCACTGGCAATTACACCGTTCCTACCAAAACATAAGTCCTTGATTAAAATCATATAACAATAATGCGAAAATTCAAGGAATTGGAACAACCTTGACCAATGAACTGAAAAAATTGTGCGGTCATGACAGCCTGAGATAGTACAAAAATGTCTCCTGCAATACGATAAAGATATAATCAGAAAAGACAATGTGGGTGACCATCAATAACTACTCTACCttattaatatgtaattttaatATGAATGTTTTATATGATGCCTTTTAGGTTTGGGGGCCCTGTGCAGTTGTGCACCCCGCACCCCTTAAGAACCGCCCCTGATTATTGAGTATAACACGTGACATCGACCATAATAAAGCACACATATGATTTGCATCTCAAAGATGAAATAAACAGCATCAACAGTCAGAAATTTCCTACCAAGGCGCAAAGTCATCACCAGATTCTGAATGCAAGCTGTCAGTTCCCCATATTTTGATAGTAAGATCATCACTGCAGAAACCATTCAAACGTTGTATTAGTCACAGCTGTTTTATCAATGCTTTTAACAAAAGGAATAAGAGATAGGGTCACAACATACCTGCAAGTCACCATTTTGTCACCACTAGCATTGAAAGACAAAGCCCATACTGTTGAAGTATGCCCACTGAGacacaaaaaataaaagttcaAAGAAACCGTTGAAAGTTATTATGAATTCTTTTACTAGTAAGACAGAAATTGCTGAAAATTTTAGCATTTCACAATGACCTAAACCCATTCAAGCACATTACGTATGATTTCGCAAAGTAGCTTTTACTACTCTTTTTCCAAACATTTTTATGTAGCGAGTTAACTTCTCATAAAAGAATTGTTCATCATAGTCCATGGATCTCTAATGCACATCAACAGTTTCCACTACAAAGCAATGTATGACAATGATCTTGTTCTTTCATTTGCATTCTTCCCCTTCAATTTCCTTTCCaaattccttttatttttttccttatcATATGTTTTTTACTGTAAAAAAAGATGATTAGGCAATAAGTTGTTTCATCTCTTTCTGATGTGAATAGTCAATACCCTCCCACTTTTTGGAAACATTGTAAAACTGAGGAAATTTTCAGTTAAAATTTGAGAAGGCATCCTATTTTATAATCTACAAGAACAATCATCAGAAAAGTAAGACTACACAATACAAAAATTCCAGCATGATCAATTATTTCCACCTGACCTCACAATCCCATGCATAACAATATAGCTTTACAAGCCCATGCTTGATTTAAAAGGCAAatgagcatatatatatatataggcacaaacatttaacattaaaaaaacaaaaatgggTGGATGATCTGAACAATTTATAATTGCAGAAAGTCACCATACTTGCTAGCCTCATTTAGTGTCTGAACACAATGCCAATCATCATCACCGTCTTCAGCCCATATCTGAAGAGATAAGAGGTATTAGAATTACCTTGTAACTCAGTTATATGTTTAACACCCGAAATTAAAAATTCATCATAAAAGATATAATGCCACTTTTTGCAGTTtatacacagaaaggtaactttTAATCTGTACCTTGATGCTATTATCATAGCTACACGAAAATAAGAGATCCATTGAAGGATGCCACTGGACCATTTTAACATCCTGTGTATGACCTTGTAATACTGCCACACACTCAAACTCATTTCCAGGCTCAACTATCCATATCCAAACAGACTTGTCTCGCCCACAAGTAGCAATCAAAGAACCAGCTGCATTCCAGGAAACACTTTTGACTTCATTCTCATGGCCCTGCACACATTACAGCCCACTTATACAAGTTAATATTTAGCAGAATCACAAGTAGGTAAAATTCTACAGGCAAAAACAtgatttataaacaaaaagtaaactaaaaaattgAAGCAGCCAAATTTAAATAcaatatgaaaatttatatcttctcatgaaaataataatgatcCCAAGGACCCACATATGCTCTGCACAAATAAACAATGTCTATATAATGTACGTACAAGCCacaaaaaaaactaacaatCGTTCATCCGAACTCCCTCGCAAAGGGATTGAGATGAAAGTTATAAACCAGAGATGCAGGGGTAATCAATTATAAATGGCACCTTAAAATCAATGCACAACTCAACGAAATTTAATGAGCTCCCATGAGTACCTCCAAAGTTGAGACGCATTCGTAATCACCCCCAATGTTTTCCCATATTGCAGCAGTAGCATCAAAGCTAGCAGTAGCCAACCTTTTGCCTGAAGGTGACCACGCACACGATCTGATAGTTCTTGTGTGTGTTTCCTCCAATACTGCCTGCAAAACCCAGTATTGTTAATTATTGCAACTAGTTACCACCGTTTCATATCTGTCCCACACTTAGCAAACCagcaaaagtaattaaaaaaaggcATTATATAACTAGGTTATAAGAAGCCACGAACATAAGAACTACAACATAACTTTAAAtaacttattaaaataataataatgatgactTAGCATACTAAAGTTTAAAAAGCCTTCCATGGGACAGCTTAGACATGCCCATGGGATAGCTTAGCAAATTCGATCCCTAGTTAAACCTTTTTTCAAGCTTTTAAGCTTCCCTAGCAAGTGACTTTAGCAGTATCCCCTTAAtcacaaatcaattaaaatatgcAGATTTTATGCTGTTTGAGCAAATTACGAATCTAATAGCAAATTAGGCCTCAATCGGACTTGAGTGACCGCCACTGTTGGCTTAATTACCCTAACGATTGTACTTTTATTCTCTTAATAAATCTCCATCAATCATATCTGATAAGAAATTAAGGAACTTTTCTAAAAATCTAGGATATCTATAACATCTCCATTGATCACAAAAATGTTAATcaacaaattttcaattcaaactatCAATACAATCACATAAATTTACCAACGTATTTGCTCCTTGGGTATGTTTGCGATCTTCAATTAACAATTCAACAGCCAAATCAATAAACTAGaactaataccaacttaataagctactaaaactaaaaaatgaaagCTCAAAACCCATTACCCTTCTACAAAGCAACAACAATCCGTTAACTCAATGCCATTCAATGGCTCACATCTAGACAAAGTTGAGGGCTTAGATATATGCAACCTCACCCTTGTTACTATAACAAAAAAGTTTGTTTCCGATTGACACTGTAGCTATAAGCATCTCCAAGTTCACAAATATAAGATGGTGCATGATTAAATGAGCCATTCTATATGTCCAAATATAAtccgaaaccaaagaactataaattttTAGAGCCATCCAAAATAAAGGGAATTCCCTCCTACACAAAGGAGGACAAAGAAAAAGCAAACTTTATCATTTAACATGAATCAAAGAACAATTAACCAAACCcacaaaaaaagataaaaaatttgGCCAAGCAATGAAAATAGCTAGAATTATTATCTCGATCAATAAACTAGAACTGATTCCACCCTACTCAAAACCCAAAACACAGTATTCCTTCTACAGGAAGaagtgaaaaaaacaaaaaaaaaaaacgcgaACTTTATCAAATAACATgaattacaaaacaaataacCCAAATGAAATATATTCCTATTTCCTAATGAtatcaaagaactataaatattaaaaccCACCAAAAAAGAATCAAACTTTATCGACTAACATaatcacaaaacaaaaaaaccaaatgaaaTACAGAAAAATGACCTGGCAATGAAAGGAGCCAGAAATATCTTGTTGCCAAATGCGAACAGTCTTATCACCACTGCAAGAAGCAAGAATATTGGTATTTGTAGGGTTCCAAGCCAAGCCCCATACTCGATCTGTATGCCCTTCTAGTGTTTGTAGGTGTTTCAGTTCACCCATTTCGTCCATTATTGTCTTTTTTGTGTAATCTAATAGTCACTGCTACAAATTCGTCAAATAAATTGGCTTTTCTGGGAGAGAGATGTGCAAAATTGTTGGGGTTTTTCTTGATTGAAAAGAGTTTTAGGGTTTGAGATTTTCTGATTAGACTTTGATGATCGATGATGGTacttatttgaattttgaagttCCTGACCGCAGCTTTACTATAGCaattattaatccgactttataTAACTAAATTTGATTTTAACTGGACTTTAtaaatagattaagaataatgtaaaaattaatatgcATACAAATTTCTATGTTCATTAAATGTTATAGTTGTAGTGATTAACAAAAAAGAATGATCAGAGGTAGATGGGATTAATTGGTGGGGTGGGCAATATGTTTGATAAATGGCATTATTTTAATTGAGCTTTTTGACTTATTCAATAAATTATTTAGATTtgtgtatttttaagaaaaattgaaataattaagtaatgttaacaaaaataaataaataagctttaagtaaacttaatttcaaaataagcaTTTTTATGTTCGAGTCTAAGATTGTTTGTTCGCAATTAagctcatttttttatttttttacaaaaatattgtttaattgtttcaatctttctatttttaatCGATTTAATGTTAACTCAGATATAAATTTGACTCaattagcttatttttgaattttatctcaTATTTGGCTAAGGTCATTTATTAATTGTAGCATTAACAATTTGAGTATGCgttgattttcaaataaatattaatagtcTTTTTTCCCGTtaaaagtttttctttttttacaaTTAAACTGTCTTTTGTATTTagcaaacttcgaattttctaAGTTTCCAAATAGAAAAACTAAACCTTATAAAAGCATTTGTTTATGCTTACATTTGTCCATATACAAATGTGTATGAGTGACTAAGGGTAAGACTTACTTGCAAATAGTTAAATAGTTAATCTTATAAAAGACCATCTCTTGATATGAAATaagctatttggtatgtatGAAATGTGTCTCTCagtgaaaccgtctcatacaacaatcTGTAATAATTAAAATGCAAATTGTTAAAAAGGTACTCCTAAAATACGCCAACAAAGCACTAAATTTAgataaagatgatgaaaatttgaataatgaTAGAGTATCCTTTAAGCAATTGATCCAATATTTACCATACCTTATACAATCAAACTCGACTTGTAAAAGATTTAGAATGTAAAAACCAACGTGAATACAAGACTCAATTTTGACATGACCGAAAACACCTTACACGTAATCGAACTGATGATCCGAATGAATGCCTTTGATTCCAAGGCCATTAAATCCATATCAAAACATGAAACTACAATGAATTTGACCCGCCATTTATGTTGCGGGTCAGCAGGTCGGATCAAACGGGTCGAATTTTTTTTGAACAGCCCTAACAATGGCCGATATGGACGAAATCCAGATACATTATGAGTTCATATTTTGATAGACCAGTAAATGAACAAGGGGATTAACTACATAACCAAATTTTGACAGAATTCTAAAGCTTTTCTGAAGTGCAGAAAATGGCAGATCTTATAGTTTCATGAGCACAAtaagatgaagattgaagatcAAGTCGAGTTCCGAGAAATAACCTGCAAGTTAAAGAACATACGATGTTCATCTGTAACAATTTGAAGTTTTAAAAGAGTAGTACATACAAAGAAACTTTTGGGATAGTAATGCAACCTTACATACTCCTTGTGAACATAATGAGAATTATGTGGAAAAATGTCATTGTTTGCAAATTTACACGAAAACTAGATAAAATATTAGTCATGTGCAAAGAAGACCAAAAAATGTTGAATGTCGAAAAGAGGAAGAGGTGGGACGTAGCTTGCAGATGATCAGAATAAAAGAAAGTGAGGAATGACGTGAAAAATTTGAGGTGGGCCAAATCCAGTATTCTCTTTTAAAATGACGATCTATCGATATAGCCAAACCCGTATAGTTGGGATTAGAGCTTTAGCATCGTTGTTGTACCAATGCAATGATACATATACTCCAGGTAAATGAAACCTCGGAATAGGGTGCATTAGAAAATACACATAAATTCGGCTTACCTTCATGTGTGAAATATAATTGCAAATTCCtatcaaataaatttataaatgctATATAATTTCAATACCTTTTCAATTTCCCAAGACTTTAGCACACACCAAAAGTAGCTAATAGATAATGAAGCAGTACTTGCCTCTAATACTAAGGGTTTTGCATGCTCCTCCCACTCAGTTGCCCAGGCTGCTGAAGACCTTGTTTCTAGAGCTCCATTTCTCAATGACGACAGCACATCGCATTCATTAGGAAAACCCTTAAAAAGCATCTACAAATAATGGATACAATTAGTGCAATAATAACAATGAATTTAAGCAGGGAAAGGCCAAAAGCGTAATACTGTAGCAAATAGCCAAAATGGGAGCAAATCAGTTTGGTGAGCAATAAGCTCAAAGGTAATTTAATTGAATCAAATAACATAAAAGAGTTTGGAAAGTCATTTTAATATCCAGTGATCGGAATCCCTCTAAATAGCTCATTTAAAGAACAATGTTGAAAGAGGCCATTGGCCTTGACCCATAACGAGGCCAGAAATTATGCCTTATCACAAATAACTACTGAGGACTTATAGGGGGAGAACAATGAAGATTAATCAATAGCCAAAACATGAATACAAGTCAAAACATTAGAAAACTTACTAAGAGCTGATCTGCAAGTTCTGAAGATGAAGAGAAAAGAAGACCATTGATTTCAACTTTGACAAGTTCCTCAATACTAAAAAAAGCAAATCCAATCAGATTTACAAAGTTAATTGTTAAGAAATGGGGAGAATCAAGCATTTCAAAAAAGTGTAACTTAATCACTAAGTGGGAAAAATAGGGGGCAATAAGGAAAACGTTTCATCAAGATACCATGAGTAAGATGCAGCACAAACCGGCAAGCCACAACCAAACATGTCCACAACCTGGCACCAAGAGTTAATCATATTAAAGAAGATTTCTTAAGCACAGTTGCAGGTTCTTCTATCTTATCTATAACCACAAGATAAAGAAATCTGGTTCATCACatgcaaatatatattaaatttaacatCACTCCAACACCTTCATTGGAAGATCCAATCCAGATGAGGAAGTATGCAGACAAACCCCCAGGTCAGCTGAACCTGTAAACAACCAGAACTAGTAAACTCACTAACTGCAATCTTTTTCTAAGTGACAGATAAGAAAGCAGGTTCATTCATCAGGAGGAATAAACAACGTCACCAAAACTTTACTATTACTACCAAGAAGCAACGGATAATCTTCGGCTGCCAACCACATTGTTCTAAAAGCCACACGCTTAAGGTTTAGGTTCTTTATTTTCTGtatgtatttttctttttcgGGGCCTTTTCCTGCAATGTACCATTTGTGAAAATTTCATTTCCTCAGCCTTCTTAGGGAAATAGCAAATAAGATAAACATGTCAATACATCAAGTACCTGTAATTACAAACAACAATCTAGGATACATAATTTGTTTTCCATCATTCATTGCATCCCAAATAGCCTCGTTCTTTATTGAATCATCCTCATTTAAGATTGCTGCAACGCGTCTGTCATACATGACAGCTGCTTCCAGGAGGATATCAAAATCTTCATCTGGTGTCCTAACATCAAGTATTGGCAAATTAATACACCTCACATGAAGTTGTAAgcagaaaattttaatttgattaactTATTATTTGAGAACTTTTAGAAATCTATTGTCTTTGACCAAAAAATTAGGGATATTCCATATCTTAGCATCCAACTATGGTGAAAACCGAGTGATAgcactttttttttcaaaatttatccACCTATGGTGAAAAACTAATTGATACTTCCCACATTGTGAAGGTGTACAAAAACCGCGTTTTGGGTATGGTTTCAACAAATATTTAGGCATAATGATAACCACATCAATCCTGTTTCCGTATCACCGTTCCGCTAGCACGATCGCGGCTATTGCAGTATTTTTACACTAAGCATCATAGCGATTTATATTTAATCCATAATTTACATATATTGGACAAATTTgttcttacttttttttataaaatctcTATAGTCTATTCTCGTGGTCCCTCAATGTTCCCACTTACaattaaaaccaaaataaaatatctaaTCCACAAAGAATCATATTTTTCTTTCTCTATTTtcactttattttattgtggtCCCTACATATTCCCTACGTAATTGAaaccaataaaattattttcactaCCTACCTTATCATTACTCAATTACAAATATTTCATCTTTCTTAAATCCTGTGAACATTCCTTGTAGGAACATTTAGGAACAAGAACGTACTCCATAATTTAGTGGACCCAGAGTGAAGAAAGCTACAGGACAGCTTGAGGAATCATATTTTATGTcagttttgaattttgattgacTTTGTAATCCGATCGAGAAACAATGCACGTGATCATTATAAGCTCCTATGTACTTGgacatttcatttaattaacaTTTGTATCAAATGCTACATACTCAATAGTCAACATGCCTAATCTCTAACAAGGGTACAAACACTTCAATTTTCACACAGATCTTCTATCATAAAAAATGAAGGACAAGAAATCTGCAAAAGCGACCAAGAGAAGGCGTATAATATTCAATATAAGCAAGTAAATGAGCTTGAGTTTTCAGATCAAAATTTTAACATGAACTATCTAGCATATCAACCTAATACCTTTATAAATGCAAGTCATGAGAAAAGCATGTGGGTCTTCATTTATAAGAAACACCATAAGCTAGAGAAGTAAAGATACATAGGTCCTGTTcctcaaagaaaaatgaacacaTAAACAAACCACCAACTTATAGCcctatatttgttttttaattctgAAAAGCAGAAAATACatcagaaaacaaaaaacttaatTATAGACCAATCTCAAGCAGCAAACAAAGAAGAAATGTAAGACATACTTGCAGGACAGCACATCAATGAAGTATTAAGTTGCAGATTCAGCTCACCAGCTTGTACTACTAACGACAAGTGCCGGCCTGGTTGACTTTTCAATGACACCAGTTTTGAAAATGGTTGTGAAAAGACTGTCATGTGACTCATCTGTCATATGTCTACTTCCTAAAAACATAGGCATCTTAACAGGCTATTCACATCACCTACATTATAGAAAAGCATTCGAAAGTCGCATGTTACCATGACTGATACAATCTCGAACTCCCTCAAAGTGTCTGAACTCTTTGTCCAGTTTAAGGAACAGCTGCAGATGATAAAAGATGATTCAATTGCGCAAATACAAGTGAAATcataaaccaaaataaaaagaagaagTTGGCTAACCTTATGTTTATCTTCTACAGAAGCAGGATGAAAAAAATCCGGAGGCTGATCATACAGCACAGTGGCTCTACACTCGACAGAGGAAAAAATATTAGTCACTGAAGGAGCATCACTATTAACAGCAAACAGATACAATTAATCAAGTAAAGCACTCACGTGATTTCccagttttgagccaattcaTGTTGCATGGCCTTTGTTACACACAGAGAGCCATCTGCCAGCTGTCCATAATGCTTCTCAAACCTTGCAAGAAAATACAAACATTAATCATGACATACAGTCATATCAAGAGCATGTATGCCAAAACCGAACAATGAGAAATTACCAACGATATGCTGCAACAAAACGGCTTCCTCTACCAAGAGACAACCCTAGAAGAGTATATCCAAAATTATGCCAATCCACTATGAAAGCTGAATGCCTTATCCAGCTTGCCCATTTAACAGCCACCAAAGTCGGTACAGATGGAGGATTCTGTGCAAATCCCAATAAAAGTCAAGGAGGGTAGCACTATATATTCAGGAATCAAGCattgcaaaaccaaccaaataTTGTAAAGGAAGGGGTCAACTAGAACCAAATTGAGTTTGTAATGAACCCAATTCAGAAGGAAAAGTGAAAAACAATACACAATACTACCAGAGTCATGaagaaatcaagaaaaacaGAAAACGCACAACTGAGGTTGATGATAGAGAAGTACAGAAAATAATGTGTACCAGAGGcccaaaatatataatatgatGCAAGGCTGTGGTTCTAGTAATGGACTATGGTTCTTTTCAAATGTCTCCATATATCCTTTTATACAAAGAAGTTGGTTattggttttgtttgtttccTTTCTGGTATTTTGTATCAGTAAAAGGTCTATTTCCCTGAGATGGATAATTACTTCCTTCCaaactaaaattcaaaaaaaaaatgtatggatgTCACCTCAAGCATGCAGCGTGTACATCCGCTATCGCATTTCTCCAGTAAGGAGACAGAAAACCAATTATTGTGATCTAGCGACTAATCTCAGGCAAACACACTTGGTCACGTGTAAATATATAGTAGATACAAAGATAATAGAATAAGGTTTTCTTTGAATTAAAGAAAAAGCATAAAATATATCTAGAAAAAGCATAAAATATATCcagaaaaagatatttttgccAAAAAAAGACTAGTTTTCAACATACTCACGAACGCAAAGCTCTCTGGTTGAACAATTACATTATTTTATGTAAAGGAGTAAATGTTTATGCATAGTAACATATTCAGAACTTGATCCTAATAAAAAAGGAAATCttcaacaacattccattacctcaATGACACcaagtaaataaataatgaaaataaaataaatcataagGCAAGTAAAAAAGGTGACAAGTGACAACATGAGCACTATCCCTCTATCCAGGTTGCGAACCATATCACAGGACAACCATTAACCAAAAAGGTAGAAACTAGATGTTAAAGATAACCCTAAATTTGTGTCTTTAATGCAAAGCCAAAACGGCAAAACCTAAGACTTCATATCTCCACCCAAGAAATCCCAGTTTACTCTTTAGCCGTTTCATAGTCTCTCTTAAAAATCAAACCTCATCATCATCTATAACAACCTCATTAGAAAAAAAGGTGGAATCAGAATCCAATTCAGTGTTTAGCTTTTTGGTAGTCTAGCTTAAAATTGAGCCCTTCAGACACTCCTTACTATTACCCTCATTAGAAATGTTGGCTTTGTTCCACAGAAGCAAGGTGCTGTTAAGATTTGTGAAGTCATAAACTCACAAGCTAGAAGATACTCAAAGCATAGCCTCGTCTGAAAAAGAGCCTAATCTGATTCTACACACTACCAATTCGCCATGAGACTCTTTTAAGCATCAAACTACTGCAAAAAGAAACCTTAGCATTTGTCCAACCATACCCCATCAGAATTTTCTGAAAACAAGAAAGACCCTGGAACGACTATAAACTTGTGGCTCCCTCAACTCCAAATCTAGAGGGTATCTCCTGAAATGGAGCTTTCTGAAACGACGCCCCTTCAACCAAAGTACAACTCAGTTGAATTCCTAACTAGAGAAGAGAAAATCGTAAAGCTAATAAAACTGCCAAATATGAGAGCCATATAAAGTACAGAAATTTCCACAATAATCCAGAGCACAAACTCAAACTAGTTGACCTGAGACTTCAACCAATAggtttaaagaaaaa
Protein-coding sequences here:
- the LOC130806117 gene encoding protein CIA1 isoform X2; translation: MDEMGELKHLQTLEGHTDRVWGLAWNPTNTNILASCSGDKTVRIWQQDISGSFHCQAVLEETHTRTIRSCAWSPSGKRLATASFDATAAIWENIGGDYECVSTLEGHENEVKSVSWNAAGSLIATCGRDKSVWIWIVEPGNEFECVAVLQGHTQDVKMVQWHPSMDLLFSCSYDNSIKIWAEDGDDDWHCVQTLNEASNGHTSTVWALSFNASGDKMVTCSDDLTIKIWGTDSLHSESGDDFAPWRHFCTISGCHDRTIFSVHWNGVIASGAADDAIRLFVENDELVDGPMYRLLSKKEKAHEMDVNSVQWSPKEKPLLASASDDGTIKIWEYASTS
- the LOC130806117 gene encoding protein CIA1 isoform X1 — encoded protein: MDEMGELKHLQTLEGHTDRVWGLAWNPTNTNILASCSGDKTVRIWQQDISGSFHCQAVLEETHTRTIRSCAWSPSGKRLATASFDATAAIWENIGGDYECVSTLEGHENEVKSVSWNAAGSLIATCGRDKSVWIWIVEPGNEFECVAVLQGHTQDVKMVQWHPSMDLLFSCSYDNSIKIWAEDGDDDWHCVQTLNEASNGHTSTVWALSFNASGDKMVTCSDDLTIKIWGTDSLHSESGDDFAPWRHFCTISGCHDRTIFSVHWSRNGVIASGAADDAIRLFVENDELVDGPMYRLLSKKEKAHEMDVNSVQWSPKEKPLLASASDDGTIKIWEYASTS
- the LOC130806120 gene encoding UDP-glycosyltransferase TURAN isoform X2 — protein: MGKRGRATVVVLGDIGRSPRMQYHALSLASQASLKVDIVAYGGSDPHPAVLKHPSICIHKMAQWPKFTQNLPWVLRYFVLLLKPIFQFLVLLWHLCVKIPAPDVFLVQNPPSVPTLVAVKWASWIRHSAFIVDWHNFGYTLLGLSLGRGSRFVAAYRWFEKHYGQLADGSLCVTKAMQHELAQNWEITATVLYDQPPDFFHPASVEDKHKLFLKLDKEFRHFEGVRDCISHDEDFDILLEAAVMYDRRVAAILNEDDSIKNEAIWDAMNDGKQIMYPRLLFVITGKGPEKEKYIQKIKNLNLKRVAFRTMWLAAEDYPLLLGSADLGVCLHTSSSGLDLPMKVVDMFGCGLPVCAASYSCIEELVKVEINGLLFSSSSELADQLLMLFKGFPNECDVLSSLRNGALETRSSAAWATEWEEHAKPLVLEVISRNST
- the LOC130806120 gene encoding UDP-glycosyltransferase TURAN isoform X1, giving the protein MGKRGRATVVVLGDIGRSPRMQYHALSLASQASLKVDIVAYGGSDPHPAVLKHPSICIHKMAQWPKFTQNLPWVLRYFVLLLKPIFQFLVLLWHLCVKIPAPDVFLVQNPPSVPTLVAVKWASWIRHSAFIVDWHNFGYTLLGLSLGRGSRFVAAYRWFEKHYGQLADGSLCVTKAMQHELAQNWEITATVLYDQPPDFFHPASVEDKHKLFLKLDKEFRHFEGVRDCISHGSRHMTDESHDSLFTTIFKTGVIEKSTRPALVVSSTSWTPDEDFDILLEAAVMYDRRVAAILNEDDSIKNEAIWDAMNDGKQIMYPRLLFVITGKGPEKEKYIQKIKNLNLKRVAFRTMWLAAEDYPLLLGSADLGVCLHTSSSGLDLPMKVVDMFGCGLPVCAASYSCIEELVKVEINGLLFSSSSELADQLLMLFKGFPNECDVLSSLRNGALETRSSAAWATEWEEHAKPLVLEVISRNST